A stretch of the Pangasianodon hypophthalmus isolate fPanHyp1 chromosome 28, fPanHyp1.pri, whole genome shotgun sequence genome encodes the following:
- the chrna6 gene encoding neuronal acetylcholine receptor subunit alpha-6 isoform X2, with protein METNLWLRHIWNDYKLKWSPAEFDGIEYIRVPSNKIWRPDIVLYNNAVGDFLVEDKTKALLKYDGTITWVPPAIFKSSCPMDITYFPFDYQNCSMKFGSWTYDKAKIDLVLIGSRVNVKDFWESGEWEIIDAPGYKHDIKYNCCEEIYTDITYSFYIRRLPLFYTINLIIPCLLISFLTVLVFYLPSDCGEKVTLCISVLLSLTVFLLVITETIPSTSLVIPLIGEYLLFTMIFVTLSIVITVFVLNVHYRTPTTHAMPSWVRAVFLRALPRIMLMRRPMDQSESSGKTSLPEGSSGEGEGKKRKNSCSNCLEFGEGKAREGDVKKGPCPRHPMKEPPEGDCGKPSRQLSAVNTVVAFSVVSPEIKQAIESVKYIAENMRSRNKAKEVEDDWKYVAMVIDRIFLWVFVLVCVLGTMGLFFQPLIGFLA; from the exons ATTGAGTACATCAGGGTTCCATCCAATAAGATATGGAGGCCTGACATTGTGCTGTACAACAA TGCTGTAGGTGATTTCTTGGTGGAAGACAAGACCAAAGCTCTGCTGAAGTACGATGGCACGATCACCTGGGTCCCTCCAGCCATCTTCAAGTCCTCCTGCCCAATGGACATCACCTACTTCCCCTTTGACTACCAGAACTGCTCGATGAAGTTTGGTTCATGGACGTACGACAAAGCCAAGATTGACCTGGTGCTGATTGGCTCCAGGGTCAACGTCAAGGACTTCTGGGAGAGTGGCGAGTGGGAGATCATTGATGCACCAGGCTACAAGCACGACATCAAGTACAACTGCTGTGAGGAGATCTACACGGACATTACGTACAGCTTCTATATCCGTCGCCTGCCTCTGTTCTACACCATCAACCTCATCATCCCGTGCCTCCTTATCTCTTTCCTGACCGTTCTCGTCTTTTATCTTCCATCGGATTGTGGCGAGAAAGTGACGCTCTGCATTTCCGTCCTCCTCTCCCTCACCGTCTTCCTCCTGGTCATCACCGAGACTATCCCCTCCACTTCTCTCGTCATCCCCCTGATCGGTGAGTACCTGCTCTTCACCATGATCTTTGTCACGCTCTCCATCGTCATTACTGTCTTTGTGCTCAACGTGCACTACCGCACTCCCACCACGCACGCCATGCCCTCCTGGGTGCGAGCTGTATTCCTGCGGGCCCTGCCCAGAATTATGCTGATGAGACGTCCCATGGACCAGTCAGAATCCTCTGGAAAAACAAGTTTGCCTGAGGGATCATCTGGGGAAGGAGAagggaagaaaaggaagaacaGTTGCAGCAACTGTTTGGAGTTTGGCGAGGGGAAAGCAAGGGAGGGGGACGTGAAGAAAGGGCCATGTCCACGCCATCCGATGAAAGAGCCTCCCGAAGGGGATTGTGGGAAACCGAGTCGGCAGCTGAGTGCCGTTAACACGGTGGTGGCGTTTTCAGTGGTGTCCCCCGAAATTAAGCAGGCCATCGAGAGCGTCAAGTACATCGCCGAGAACATGAGGAGCCGCAACAAGGCTAAagag gTGGAGGATGATTGGAAGTACGTTGCCATGGTAATTGACCGAATCTTCCTGTGGGTGTTcgtgctggtgtgtgtgcttGGAACAATGGGACTCTTCTTCCAGCCTCTCATCGGTTTCCTCGCATGA